The following is a genomic window from Desulfobulbaceae bacterium.
AGATCAATTTTTTCATATTTTTGTTCAGCAGAAGTTATACGTGATAGGGCGAGCAGACCTTCAATTAACTCAGACATCCGTTCAGTAGCGGATATAATTCTCTGTAGATACTCTTCCCCTTTTGTATCCAGAGAGCGATGATGTTTACTTAACAACTTCTCACTAAAAGCTTTTATCAGCATTAATGGTTCTTTTAAATCATGGGAGGCAACGTGAGCAAACTGTTCTAACTCCTGGTTTGAAACACTGAGTTTTGAGGCAAGCAGAAGAAGATCATTTTCAGCTTTTTTACGAAAAGAGATCTCCTTTTTTAAATTTTTATTGACCCTTCGTAGTTCACTTGTTCTTTCATCAACCAATTCGGCAAGCCGGAAATGGTGTTTCTCTAGTTCTGCCTCTGCCTCTTTCAAATCCGTTACATCTGAAAACACACCATCCGTGTACCAGCAACCATCCTGCTCATAAATTTTACTGGCCCGATCATGCACCCACATCCACGAACCATCGTTTTTTCTATATCGGTAGGTCACATCATATTTTTTAAGCCCATTAAGGGCGTGTTCATCCATCGACCATTCAACTTCATCTCCCGGAAGATTCCGCAGTATTGAACCATCCGGCAGGCGTGAGACAAAAAAAAGCCCAAACTCATTTCTTACCATATCCACATCATCTGGATGGATCATCGCAAACTTATCAGAGGCACCGGCTCCATTTAAATCTATTGGATTGTAACCACAAATTTTCTCAAAATTCGGGCTGATATAGGTAAGGTGGCCATATGGATCCGAACGCCAGGTAACATCGGGCACATTCTCAATTAAGGATCTGTATTTTTCTTCACTATCGCGCAAGGCACTTTGCGTTTTCTTATTACTGGTAATATCCTGCAAAATAATTATGCCACCAGAGAAATCGTTGTTGATATCCCCGAGAAATGTTCCAGAGACAACAACATAATGCCGCTCTCCATTGACCGAAATCTCAGCTTCAATACCCGAAAAGGATCTATGCTTATCCAAAACTTTTTCCAGGCGGCACAAGACGCATAAATCCTCACCAAGCACCTCTAGGCAGGTCTTGCCAAGATGGTCTTTTCCTGAGAGCTGAAAGAACTCCATGAATGCTTTATTAGTGTCAAGAATATGTAAGTCATGGTCAACGATAAAAGCTGGTTCAGACATCCGGTTAAAAATTGTAAAATACCGCCTTTTTTCAAGAAGAATATAGCGATTGGCCTCTCGCAATTTTTTGTGATACGGGAGTGTTGCAAGCCGAAGCCACTCCTTGCTTAAAGAAAGTAAAAACGCCTTAGAATATGCCCGGACGATCTGCCCAGGAACTATTGCCGTAAAGGTATCAGGAAAACTATCCCTCTTCTTTTTTAGGGCGGGCTTCTCGGTATCATCAATTTCACCAGAGAACATATCGCAAATCAGACCCGCAACTCTGTAGGATAGATCAAAAGTGATTGGAATCAACTGGGATGTCCGAACCCACAATGACGCATTTTCAAGGACAACAGGCTCTTGATTGAGATTTTGGTGAGGAGATGCAGAACAGGTATATAGGTCGTTAGCGATTCGCACAAAAAGCGGATAGAGTTTTGTGAGATTCAGGTCAGCGAGGAACCACCCTCGCCGGCAAGCGGTCGTGCAAATTCGTCCAAAAGCACTCTTCAGTTCATTCTGATCAAAGATGTCTTCAAATTGCGCCACTGTATACCTCTGAATAGATTAAAGGTACTCTTGGAGTAGGTTTAACAGCCTTTCTTGAACTGATCGATCTTGGCTTTTAATCGTACTTCTTTCTTTTTCTTTCCCGTAAAAAAATACGTAACGCAGTTTGATCTAACTTGAGATCCTTTCGGAACTGGTTCACTAAAAAGCGAAAATATGAGAAATGAACGCCTTCAGGGTAATTAACATAAATAATAAAGGTTGGCGGTTTTGTACTGATCTGAGTCGTGTAGTAGAACTTAATTCGTTTTCCTTTATAAAGCGATGGTGAGTGCAACCCCACAGCGTTTTGCAACACACGATTGAGTTTTCCCGTGGTAAATTGCAAGGAAAACTGCTCATAAACCTTATTCAATGAAGTTATGATTTTCTTGCAGCCATGCCCAGTCAAGGCTGAGACTTGCAAGGTAGGAGCATAACCAATAAATCGAGTTGCCATCTCCACTTCATCAAGCAGCCATTTCTGTTTTTTCTTATCATTTTTGATAAGATCCCATTTGTTTAACAGGACAAGACACGCCCTGCCCCGCTCCACCGAATAACCGATAACTTTGGTATCCTGCTCTGTAATTCCTTCCTCGGCATCAATAAGAATAAGGGCAAGATCACAGCGCTCCATAGACTTCAAGGCTCTCATTACCGAAAACCTTTCTACATTATCCTGAACTTTACCCCGGCGTCGTATTCCTGCTGTATCGATTAACAGATAATTTTTGCCCTTATACTGAAAACGAGTATCAACAGAGTCGCGAGTCGTACCTGGCACATCAGAAACAACCATGCGATCCTGGCCCAGTATCTGATTAACAAGGGACGATTTCCCCACATTAGGACGTCCAATAAAGGCCAGGCCTATTTCACCTTCAACGACATCAGGAGCAGAATCAGATGATTTCATCGAGGCGACTAGATTACTAAAGAACGTCTTTATTCCGTAGTTATGCGCAGATGAAATAGCCCACAACTTATCAGCACCAAGTTCATAAAAGGGTGCAATTAGCATATCTTCCTGATGGGCGTTATCAATCTTGTTGATAACGTAATAAATCGGTTTTTCGGTTCTGCGTAAAATAGCAGCCAGCTCATAATCATCCTTAACCAGACCCTCTTTGGCGTCCATCAGAAATACGATTATATCGGCATCTTCAACTGCCAGCAGAGATTGCATACGAATAAGGCTTGTAACCTTCTTCTCACCCACCATTTCCATCTCATGATTGCTGACTTTTTCAAGCTCAATACCACCGGTGTCCACCAGAATAAAGCTGCGCTCATCGACTGTTACGACTTCATAATGCCGATCACGAGTTACACCCGGAGTTGGATCAACAATTGCCTTATTTTTTTTAGCCAGACAGTTAAAAAGAGATGATTTTCCAACATTGGGCCTTCCAACTAAAGCAACTATCTTATATTGACGATCGTTCATGCGTTAATTTCCTATAATTGCGTAGACACTTTACCTGCAATTTCTTTAATTAGTTCTTCTAATGCTGGGTACGTCCCTGAAAGCTCTCCATGGACTAAACTTGAAAGATTTGAGAACGCCGGTGCAATAAAATCCCGAAAAAAAACTTTATTCTTTTTGTAACCTAAAAAGGCGTAGGCACCAAGCACCTGAAGATTTCTTTGCAGGGCTATATGATAATACCCATCAACAAAATGACCTCTATCTACAGAGGTTTGCTGGGCAAGGACATCAAGGTAATACTCAAAGAGCATTTTTTTAAGGCCCGCGTCCAAGTTTACATATGGGTCATTAAGAAGCGATGCAACATCGTACCCTAACGGCCCGAAACGTGCTCCTTGAAAATCAATAATATATAGATCTTTATCTGTAACCATCAAATTTCGTGACTGATAATCCCTATGTAAAAGAAACCGGCAGCCCTCCTTAGTGATTCTGTCAGCAAGACGGTTAAAGTCATCCTGGAGATCTACTGAGATGGCCTTCAAGCCAACATGATCAACACAAAACTCACGCAAAAAATAACCTGACTCACGAGACAGCATCAGCTGCCGATCATAGTTCGGGGTATCCCAACAATATGAATCCTTAAAACCGGATACCCCTTTAGCCTGAAAGGTCACCAAATTTTCAAGCGCCTTTTTATACCATTCAACAGGATCACTTATCTTCTTTTTAACAATATCATAAAGGAGCGTATTGCCTAGATACTCAAATAAAATCCCGCCGGAAACACTATCATAAGCAAATACACGAGGCACAGCAACGCCCTTGCTCTCTAAATGCTTATTAATGGAATAGGCAGAATTGGCTTCAGCCAAAGCATTTCCGGCAGACAATGTTGGTGACGGAAACACTGCCAGACAGCTTGCACCTGTATCCAGAGCAATTCTGATAAAGACACGATCAGAGCCGTCACCAGACAAGCGTTCATATTGACAATGGGATGCAGCCGACAACTTCCCCTGTTCCAGCAGGCGGTCTATGTGTTCATGAAAACTTTCCATAGTATTCAATCAATTCCTGACAAAAGCATACAGACCAGAGAGTTACGGTCTAGAATTTAATAGGACTCATACAACTATTGTATCTTTAGCAATCGTCCCGGGAGGAATTTTCGCACCATCCCAAACCACAACACGTTCAAGATGCGACCCAACACCAATTGTAACATTTGCACCAATGTAGCCCCACTCTTTGAGGGTAACATTCCTTTCCAGACGTGTATCACTCCCGAACTGAAAGCCATCACGACGCTGATCCTTCTGAATCTCCTGACTGCTTCCCGTGACGAAATCTCTATGCAATTCCAGATAATCAGCAGGTGTTCCAATATCCCGCCAGAAACAATTGTCCGCCTCCAAGGCCTTTATTATGCCGCCTTGAGAAATAAAAGCAGTATAGGCATCAATTACACTATAAAATTGCCCTTGTGGTATCAGATTCAGCAAGGCAGTTTCCAGTACATGAATGCCTGTAAAGGCCCTTATTTTCATGGCTGGCTCAGGAATCATTTCAGATTGAAACGATATAATATTCCCCTGCTCAGAGACTAACACCTTGTTAAAACGAGGACAGTTATGCATCACCAGCGTCGCGCCTGCACCAGAACCACGATGACTCTCATAGGCCCAGCGATAATCAATATCATGGTAGATATCAGCATTAGTCACCAATACCGGACCGGGTGCCAGTGATTCAAGGGCCATTCGCAACCCTCCCCCGGTACCAAGCTCAATAGGTTCAAGCTGCAGGATAATGTCAGGCTCAGAATCTAAGAGCGCAATCAGTTGTTCTTTCAGGTGGTATGCATTTACTACGATGCGAGTAAAACCAGATCGTCGAAGGCTACGGATAATCCTCAGGATCAAAGGTTCTCCCATGACAGGGAAAAGAGGTTTTGGACGTACTGATGTGAAAGGCCTGAGCCTGGTACCAAGGCCTGCAGCCAGGACCATTGCTTGCATAAGGATAGTGTCGTTTTTTTATGGTGGAAAAACTACTGATTCCAGCACAGACCTTCGTCTGTTTCCTGAACACCAATAATAATGATATTTGAGTGGTTGGCTAACCGAATGACCTCCTGACTATCAAACAATAGAGCCTGTCCGGCTTCAACAGCCAGGACTGAGGCCTTGACCTCTACCATACTTTCAATTGTCTTTGGGCCAATGGCAGGCAAGTCAAAGCGAAAATCCTGTCCGGGTTTTTTAACCTTAACAATAACCGCATTTTTACGGCCAAGTTTTCCACCGCGTTGTATGGCAGCATCAGTACCCTCAATAGCTTCAACTGCCAGGACAGAACAATCTCTAACCACAACACATTGACCGATATCAAGCCGACCAACTTCTCTGGCAATTTTCCACCCAAAGCGAACATCTGCAATCTGCTGTTCATTGGGTTTTTTTTTGGACAAAACACCCTGAGGAAAGAGCAGTTCCTGTAAATATAAAGTTGACTCAACTACCTTAATGCCATCATCTTCCAGGGTCTGTGCAATCGCTCTTAATATGCCATCATCCTGCTTGACATCAATTTTATTCCAAAGTGTCAAACCTTTAAGATCTGGTAAAACGTCCTTAAAAATTCGAGTTTTGGTAATCGTTCCCAAAAAAGCAGCTTCACGTACATCATTTTTTTTTAAAAACTTGATAAGTTTGCCGAGCTGGCCCAGCTTAACCCATTGAAAAAAATCAGCTTCGTCTTCCAACTCCGGCCACGTTTCGCCGGTATGCCCGACAGCAACTACCTTCCGGCCATTGGCCTTAGCCGCTCTGGCAAAGAGCAAGGGAAACTGCCCTCCCCCGGCAATTATACCAATCGGGTTACTCACCATCCACCTTTCGCAACACCCCCATTCTGTTTGGTGCCCTGAAGAAATCGACCATGGTAATAACTGGTTTACAGTCAGGAAACTCAGTAATAGCCTTTTCTAATGCGTCATTCAACAGAAGATCGGGTGTTTTAAAAATATAGACAAAGGCCTTGTTTACCATACGAATACTTTCACTGTCATATCCACAGCGTTTCAAGCCGATTTTATTGATTCCAGTAATTCGAAGTTTATTGCGGACACCTGAGGCAATAACAAATGGTGGAACGTCTTTACTGATACCAGACATAGCACCAATATAAGAGTGCGGACCAATTCGGGTAAACTGATGAATTCCAACCATGCCGCTCAGGTTAACATTATCTGCAATCTGCACATGCCCCCCCAGCGTTGCACCGTTTGCAAGAATGATCTCATTGCCCAACTTACAGTCATGGGCGATATGGCAATAGGCCATAATCATATTCTTATCGCCAATAGTTGTAATGCCTGCACCTGTTGGCGTTCCTCTATGAATCGACACATACTCCCTGATCCGGTTATCGCTACCAATCACAACCTCTGTCTCTTCATTATTATATTTCAAATCTTGTGGAACACCTCCAATTGAGGCAAACGAAGCTATATAATTTCTCTCACCAATCGTAGTACGACCAGAAATTACGGTATGCGGACCAATCTCGGTATCAGCACCAACCCGCACACCCTTCTCTATTACGGCATATGCCCCTACCTTGACAGTGCTGTCAAGTTCTGCGCCAGATTCCACAACTGCGGTTGGATGAACACTCATAATTATCACATGTAAAAATTAGTTATTTTGTTGTTTTGATTGGTTAAGTTGTCAAGGGAAATTCAAAAATCGAAATACAAATCAACCAAAAGTTGCCATCAAATCTGCTTCAGCAACAAGTTTATCGTCGACATACGCCTTGCCAGCCAAACTCCAAAGGCTCAATTTTCGTTTTATAGTTTCGACTTCAAAAATGAGCTGATCCCCGGGGACAACTTTCTGTCGGAAACGAACCTTGTCTAAACCAGCAAAGTACACAAGTTTACTGCCAACACTCTCCATATTATCCAGATACGCCATAACTGCACCAACCTGGGCAAGTCCTTCCAGAATCAAAACACCTGGCATAACCGGCTGCACAGGAAAATGCCCCTGAAAAAACGGCTCGTTAATAGTCACATTTTTCAGGCCTTTTATCTTTTTCCCTGGGGTATGTTCAAGAATGCGATCCACCATTACAAAGGGGTACCTATGGGGCAGTAGCTTCAATATCTCGACGATATTAAGCTGCTCAGCAACTAAACTCATAATTCCTCCAACCATTCAAGAGCATTAATAAAAATCATCATTCGTCACCAGGTGCCAACAAGCGTGCGACATCTTTTTTTAAGGTTCGTACATCTTTTGCCAACTCCGGAAGTTTAGCAATAATCGCCGAAGTTCGTAGCCACAGTTTATGAGCAACTGCCGGATACCCTGAAACAATGGTCTTTTCAGGGATGTGATTATGCACACCCGACTTAGAGCCAACCATGGCCTGGGCACCTATATGAATGTGTCCAGAGATACCTACCTGCCCGCCAATAACAACATTTCTCCCCAGACTGCTACTGCCGGCAATACCGGCCTGGGACACAATAATAGAGTTTTCGCCAACGACAACGTTATGAGCAATTTGAACCAGGTTGTCAATTTTAGCACCCTGTTTTATGAGTGTTGTTCCAAAAGTAGCTCGATCAAGACAGGTGTTTGAGCCGATCTCCACATCATCTTCAATAACCACATTACCAACTTGTGGTCTCTTAATGTGTTGACCAAATTTATCGGTTGCATAACCAAAGCCGTCACTTCCGACAACAACACCCGCATGCAAAATCACACGCTTGCCGATCTTACAGGCATAACCGACTGTACAATTGGCTTTAAGTTGAACGTCCTCTGCAATACAAACGTCGTCTTCAACGACAACTCCGGGATGAACGTAGACACCCCTACCAATGGTAACACGGTCACCAATAGAGACATGAGGACCGATTGTAACCTCGTCATCTATTTTACAATCGTTACCAATAACAGCAGTTGGGTGAATCCCTTTGGCCCTGAAAGGCCTTGCCAGAAACCTGTTATGAATAATCGCCACAGCAAGATAGGGGTCGTCAACACGAATAACTGGGCTATCGACGACAAGCAGATTATTAGGGACTATAAAGGCTGAAGCCTTCGACCACTTCAGGCCTTCACTATTTTTAAGCGACGCAACAAAACTAATATCTCCAGACGAAGCGTGATCCAAATCGGCAACACCAGAAATTTGCAGTGCTCCGTCACCCTCAATATCTCCATTGACCAACTCAGCAAGCTCAAGCAAAGTGTACATGCTCAGATTCCTTTAGAGAGTTTTGTTAAATTGTAACTATTGATGGTCTCGAAGATAAGCGCTAGACTTCGAAAAGCCGCTCGACATCCCCGGCTCGCTCTGTAACTAGTTGATTTCATTGAGTGGCACTGAACCTTTTTTGACATTTCGAAGTCTACGCTATCTGCGAGTTTGTCACTATTCCGGACCGGATAAAACGGAAATAAGTACACTAGTATTGGCCTGAACCTCTTTGAACCAGACCAATTTTCAAACTGGGCAGAGCCTAAAAGCAGCTTACCCTGCCTGCCACAACCATGTACCACAATTTCCAGCTCGACAGAACAAAAAAATCGGGCAGATTCCCTGTAGGAATCTGCCCGATTTCAAATCACCAGCACTCAGCTAACGTTCTAGCCTTCGTTGATTCGATCCCTTAAAATACCAGACGGTTTAAAAGTAACAACTTTGCGGGCATCAAGAATAAGCTCGTCACCGGTTTGAGGATTACGTCCGCGTCGAGATTTTTTCACCTTCACGTTAAACTTGCCAAAACCGCTGATAAGAAGGTCATGTCCATTTTCAAGACAATTTTTTGAAATGCCTAAAAAGGTTTCTACTGCGTCTGCAGCCTGAACCTTTGTCAGATCATGAATCTCATAAACCTTTTGAACAAGATCAGCCTTCGTCAATGTCATGTTTTCGAACCTCCCTCTTAACCGGTTAAGCCACGTAACCTATCAAAACTACTTGATATTATCAAGAAATAAATTTAACTGCTGATTTTCCAGCATAGCGTCCAGCCGATCCAAGCTCCTCTTCAATACGCAGTAACTGATTATACTTAGCCACCCTGTCTGTCCGAGAAAGGGAACCTGTTTTAATCTGTCCGGTATTCAAAGCAACGCTTAAATCAGCTATGGTAGTGTCTTCAGTTTCTCCCGAGCGATGAGAAATAATGGATGTGTATCCAGCCCTATGTGCCATCTCAACGGCATCAACTGTTTCAGTAACCGAGCCTATCTGATTCAACTTGATCAGAATAGAGTTAGCCACGCCTTTATTTATACCTTCTTGAAGAATTTTAGTATTTGTCACAAAAATATCGTCACCAACCAGCTGAACTTTTTTGCCTAATCGATCAGACAATTTTTTCCAGCCACTCCAATCAGACTCATCGAGGCCGTCTTCAATTGAGACAAGTGGATATTTTTTTACCCAGTCCTCAAAAAAGTCAATCATCTGGTCTGTCGATTTGAGCGAACTTTTCTCAGCCGCCAGAACATATTTTTTCTTTTTCTGATCATAAAGTTCACTGGCAGCTACATCTAAGGCAATATACATATCTTTTCCAGGAGTATAGCCAGCCTTCACAATAGCCTCAAGCAAAGACTCCATAGCCTCCTCATTCGATCGGAGGTTCGGAGCGAAACCACCCTCATCACCAACAGCGGTCTGATGTCCAGCCTTACTGAGCACCGACTTAAGACTATGAAAAGTCTCAACGCCCATCCATAGCCCTTCGGAGTAACTATTGGCGCCCACCGGCATAATCATAAATTCCTGGATATCAACGTTGTTATCGGCGTGAGATCCACCATTTAACACATTCATCATCGGTACCGGCAGAACTTTAGCATTAACACCACCAAGGTACGAATACAGGGGAAGACCACACTCTTCGGCTGAAGCTCTGGCAATAGCCATCGAAACACCAAGTATTGCGTTTGCGCCAAGTTTTTTCTTGTTTTCAGTTCCATCAAGCTCAAGCATAGTCTGGTCAAGAGTAACCTGCATGGTAGACTCAAGCCCTATGATTTCAGGCCCGATAATCTTGTTCACATTATCGACAGCCTTCAGCACACCTTTACCGCCAAGACGTTTACGACGAACATCTCGAAGTTCCAAAGCCTCTCTAGTACCCGTAGAGGCACCAGACGGCACGATCGCCCGACCAATAATCCCACTATCGAGGTACACCTCAACTTCAACGGTTGGGTTGCCCCTGGAATCAAAAACTTCACGACCAAGAACCCCTATAATTTCACCCATAAATCCTCTCCCATAATTATTTTTTAGTATTAAGATGTAGTTTAACCAACCGCTGAAGCCATTTTAAAGATTGGCAGATACATCGCAACTACAAGCCCACCGATCAATCCACCAAGAAACACCATCATCAACGGCTCAATAGCAGCCGTTAGGTTTTCGACTGCCTGATCGACCTCTTCATCATAGAAGTCGGCAATTTTCTCAAGCATAATATCCAGCGCCCCGGTCGCTTCACCGACATTGATCATCTGGACAACCATGCCAGGGAAAACTCCCGTTTCTTCAAGAGGTTCTGCAATAGGGCGTCCTTCACTGATGGCATCAGTTACTCGAAATATGGCTTTCTCAATAACCTTATTTCCGGCTGTCCTTGCCACAACATTTAAAGCCTCAAGTATTGGTACCCCACTAGATAACATTGTGCTCAGGGTTCTTGTAAATTTTGAAACGGCAACACGTCGAAGCAGCGGGCCAATAATCGGTGCAACTAACAGTAGCTTATCAATATTAAGCTGCCCCTTCTCGGTCTTGTAATATTTCTTAACGCACCAGATAACCGCAAAAATTCCTGCGCCGATAATGTGGATGCTCCTTTTTAAAAATTCACTGGCATCAACAACAAACTGGGTCGGACCAGGCAATGCGGAGCCAAAATCGGCAAACATCTTTGAAAATACCGGTACAACAAAAACAAGCATAACCACTATTACAACAAAAGAGATACACAAACAAATGACGGGATAGGTCATGGCCCCTTTAACCTTCTTCACCAAAGCCATGTTTTTTTCCATGTAGCCG
Proteins encoded in this region:
- a CDS encoding PAS domain S-box protein, with the translated sequence MAQFEDIFDQNELKSAFGRICTTACRRGWFLADLNLTKLYPLFVRIANDLYTCSASPHQNLNQEPVVLENASLWVRTSQLIPITFDLSYRVAGLICDMFSGEIDDTEKPALKKKRDSFPDTFTAIVPGQIVRAYSKAFLLSLSKEWLRLATLPYHKKLREANRYILLEKRRYFTIFNRMSEPAFIVDHDLHILDTNKAFMEFFQLSGKDHLGKTCLEVLGEDLCVLCRLEKVLDKHRSFSGIEAEISVNGERHYVVVSGTFLGDINNDFSGGIIILQDITSNKKTQSALRDSEEKYRSLIENVPDVTWRSDPYGHLTYISPNFEKICGYNPIDLNGAGASDKFAMIHPDDVDMVRNEFGLFFVSRLPDGSILRNLPGDEVEWSMDEHALNGLKKYDVTYRYRKNDGSWMWVHDRASKIYEQDGCWYTDGVFSDVTDLKEAEAELEKHHFRLAELVDERTSELRRVNKNLKKEISFRKKAENDLLLLASKLSVSNQELEQFAHVASHDLKEPLMLIKAFSEKLLSKHHRSLDTKGEEYLQRIISATERMSELIEGLLALSRITSAEQKYEKIDLTDLVREVIENLETRIHETDGTVEIKTLGCLGGDRVQLRQLFQNLIANALKFRKAGHGPTVKISSFFVDDVCEIFVEDDGIGFEQSHGEQIFKPLQRLHSRREFEGTGLGLATCRKIVTRHGGEIEAKGEPDKGAVFIIRLPVHKKMTEEK
- the der gene encoding ribosome biogenesis GTPase Der, whose product is MNDRQYKIVALVGRPNVGKSSLFNCLAKKNKAIVDPTPGVTRDRHYEVVTVDERSFILVDTGGIELEKVSNHEMEMVGEKKVTSLIRMQSLLAVEDADIIVFLMDAKEGLVKDDYELAAILRRTEKPIYYVINKIDNAHQEDMLIAPFYELGADKLWAISSAHNYGIKTFFSNLVASMKSSDSAPDVVEGEIGLAFIGRPNVGKSSLVNQILGQDRMVVSDVPGTTRDSVDTRFQYKGKNYLLIDTAGIRRRGKVQDNVERFSVMRALKSMERCDLALILIDAEEGITEQDTKVIGYSVERGRACLVLLNKWDLIKNDKKKQKWLLDEVEMATRFIGYAPTLQVSALTGHGCKKIITSLNKVYEQFSLQFTTGKLNRVLQNAVGLHSPSLYKGKRIKFYYTTQISTKPPTFIIYVNYPEGVHFSYFRFLVNQFRKDLKLDQTALRIFLRERKRKKYD
- a CDS encoding phosphotransferase, which gives rise to MESFHEHIDRLLEQGKLSAASHCQYERLSGDGSDRVFIRIALDTGASCLAVFPSPTLSAGNALAEANSAYSINKHLESKGVAVPRVFAYDSVSGGILFEYLGNTLLYDIVKKKISDPVEWYKKALENLVTFQAKGVSGFKDSYCWDTPNYDRQLMLSRESGYFLREFCVDHVGLKAISVDLQDDFNRLADRITKEGCRFLLHRDYQSRNLMVTDKDLYIIDFQGARFGPLGYDVASLLNDPYVNLDAGLKKMLFEYYLDVLAQQTSVDRGHFVDGYYHIALQRNLQVLGAYAFLGYKKNKVFFRDFIAPAFSNLSSLVHGELSGTYPALEELIKEIAGKVSTQL
- a CDS encoding NTP transferase domain-containing protein codes for the protein MQAMVLAAGLGTRLRPFTSVRPKPLFPVMGEPLILRIIRSLRRSGFTRIVVNAYHLKEQLIALLDSEPDIILQLEPIELGTGGGLRMALESLAPGPVLVTNADIYHDIDYRWAYESHRGSGAGATLVMHNCPRFNKVLVSEQGNIISFQSEMIPEPAMKIRAFTGIHVLETALLNLIPQGQFYSVIDAYTAFISQGGIIKALEADNCFWRDIGTPADYLELHRDFVTGSSQEIQKDQRRDGFQFGSDTRLERNVTLKEWGYIGANVTIGVGSHLERVVVWDGAKIPPGTIAKDTIVV
- the lpxI gene encoding UDP-2,3-diacylglucosamine diphosphatase LpxI (LpxI, functionally equivalent to LpxH, replaces it in LPS biosynthesis in a minority of bacteria.); the encoded protein is MVSNPIGIIAGGGQFPLLFARAAKANGRKVVAVGHTGETWPELEDEADFFQWVKLGQLGKLIKFLKKNDVREAAFLGTITKTRIFKDVLPDLKGLTLWNKIDVKQDDGILRAIAQTLEDDGIKVVESTLYLQELLFPQGVLSKKKPNEQQIADVRFGWKIAREVGRLDIGQCVVVRDCSVLAVEAIEGTDAAIQRGGKLGRKNAVIVKVKKPGQDFRFDLPAIGPKTIESMVEVKASVLAVEAGQALLFDSQEVIRLANHSNIIIIGVQETDEGLCWNQ
- the lpxA gene encoding acyl-ACP--UDP-N-acetylglucosamine O-acyltransferase; this translates as MSVHPTAVVESGAELDSTVKVGAYAVIEKGVRVGADTEIGPHTVISGRTTIGERNYIASFASIGGVPQDLKYNNEETEVVIGSDNRIREYVSIHRGTPTGAGITTIGDKNMIMAYCHIAHDCKLGNEIILANGATLGGHVQIADNVNLSGMVGIHQFTRIGPHSYIGAMSGISKDVPPFVIASGVRNKLRITGINKIGLKRCGYDSESIRMVNKAFVYIFKTPDLLLNDALEKAITEFPDCKPVITMVDFFRAPNRMGVLRKVDGE
- the fabZ gene encoding 3-hydroxyacyl-ACP dehydratase FabZ gives rise to the protein MSLVAEQLNIVEILKLLPHRYPFVMVDRILEHTPGKKIKGLKNVTINEPFFQGHFPVQPVMPGVLILEGLAQVGAVMAYLDNMESVGSKLVYFAGLDKVRFRQKVVPGDQLIFEVETIKRKLSLWSLAGKAYVDDKLVAEADLMATFG
- the lpxD gene encoding UDP-3-O-(3-hydroxymyristoyl)glucosamine N-acyltransferase — encoded protein: MYTLLELAELVNGDIEGDGALQISGVADLDHASSGDISFVASLKNSEGLKWSKASAFIVPNNLLVVDSPVIRVDDPYLAVAIIHNRFLARPFRAKGIHPTAVIGNDCKIDDEVTIGPHVSIGDRVTIGRGVYVHPGVVVEDDVCIAEDVQLKANCTVGYACKIGKRVILHAGVVVGSDGFGYATDKFGQHIKRPQVGNVVIEDDVEIGSNTCLDRATFGTTLIKQGAKIDNLVQIAHNVVVGENSIIVSQAGIAGSSSLGRNVVIGGQVGISGHIHIGAQAMVGSKSGVHNHIPEKTIVSGYPAVAHKLWLRTSAIIAKLPELAKDVRTLKKDVARLLAPGDE
- a CDS encoding integration host factor subunit alpha, with the protein product MTLTKADLVQKVYEIHDLTKVQAADAVETFLGISKNCLENGHDLLISGFGKFNVKVKKSRRGRNPQTGDELILDARKVVTFKPSGILRDRINEG
- the eno gene encoding phosphopyruvate hydratase, whose amino-acid sequence is MGEIIGVLGREVFDSRGNPTVEVEVYLDSGIIGRAIVPSGASTGTREALELRDVRRKRLGGKGVLKAVDNVNKIIGPEIIGLESTMQVTLDQTMLELDGTENKKKLGANAILGVSMAIARASAEECGLPLYSYLGGVNAKVLPVPMMNVLNGGSHADNNVDIQEFMIMPVGANSYSEGLWMGVETFHSLKSVLSKAGHQTAVGDEGGFAPNLRSNEEAMESLLEAIVKAGYTPGKDMYIALDVAASELYDQKKKKYVLAAEKSSLKSTDQMIDFFEDWVKKYPLVSIEDGLDESDWSGWKKLSDRLGKKVQLVGDDIFVTNTKILQEGINKGVANSILIKLNQIGSVTETVDAVEMAHRAGYTSIISHRSGETEDTTIADLSVALNTGQIKTGSLSRTDRVAKYNQLLRIEEELGSAGRYAGKSAVKFIS
- a CDS encoding type II secretion system F family protein; this translates as MPQFIYKGVNSYGEKRKGKIEAHSLEAAKSQVKRMRITPTFVKEAPKDLFENVAFMKPKVTGKDVVIFTRQLSTMIDAGLPLVQSLEILASQQENPTFKKVLVESRSDVETGSTIAEAFKKHPECFDNLYCNMIDAGEVGGILDTILSRLAGYMEKNMALVKKVKGAMTYPVICLCISFVVIVVMLVFVVPVFSKMFADFGSALPGPTQFVVDASEFLKRSIHIIGAGIFAVIWCVKKYYKTEKGQLNIDKLLLVAPIIGPLLRRVAVSKFTRTLSTMLSSGVPILEALNVVARTAGNKVIEKAIFRVTDAISEGRPIAEPLEETGVFPGMVVQMINVGEATGALDIMLEKIADFYDEEVDQAVENLTAAIEPLMMVFLGGLIGGLVVAMYLPIFKMASAVG